From a single Lineus longissimus chromosome 16, tnLinLong1.2, whole genome shotgun sequence genomic region:
- the LOC135500674 gene encoding uncharacterized protein LOC135500674: MEPEKSQLKCGFAVISKDIECGTDASYPNDKSVIPLKQCKKDVHSHLMRWMSSRKASQVQSEWELIALRAGVFDMSSPVLDTTICPNHRYKLSLLSWNQQRRCQHPLHQPSKTSRKPRKDGGSVHRVMSREIYIKWGVFVPVGSALCKGCEAKHRVSVVNVEPEVEPAPMATESAVASSSVQPADALENPADGTEGQI; this comes from the exons atggaacctgaaaaatcacagttgaaatgtggatttgctgtcatatccaaggatatcgagtgtggtactgacgcttcataccccaatgacaagagtgtgatccccttgaaacaatgtaagaaggacgtgcactcccatttgatgcgttggatgtcctccaggaaagccagtcaagtccaaagtgaatgggagctcatagcacttcgtgctggcgtgtttgatatgagttctccagttctggacaccacaatatgcccgaaccaccgatacaagttgagtttattatcatggaatcagcaaaggagatgccagcacccacttcatcaaccctctaaaacaagtcggaagcccagaaaagatggtggttcagttcatcgagtgatgtctcgggaaatatacatcaagtggggagtttttgtcccagttggctcag ctctgtgtaaaggatgtgaggctaaacatcgagtatctgtggtaaatgtagaaccagaagtagaaccagcacccatggctacagag tccgctgttgcctcttcctctgttcaaccagccgacgccttagaaaacccagcagacgggacagaagggcaaatttga
- the LOC135500148 gene encoding uncharacterized protein LOC135500148 produces MNIVKAKNFLAKFKSTRDNPVVPVPKGPVTTSKLPKLTLPTFNGNLTDWLPFWERYTAEIDKNSNISDINRFDYLYGLLEGEALDSVRSLIPSAANYVILKKTLLETFGKDRKIIRAHVLRLFHLRNPNMSGAALRSFYNQVMTDLRSLEALNIDVDRAAGIIVPILEEKLPAVIRGNMADLDRTDVYNLKTFTDGLKRQVERYETQTEDIDITERRTVEICQKLSNSSVGAFMAHTSNCEICGSPKHQPEKCNLSAKQKRDLVFAKGLCRLCLLPGHFSRKCTSSLQCSSCCGLHHTSLHGIDFGNRSRYRAQSRKRYNRGNRNSITEITQSAQETPGPTSCCSLVQNKSTSAGMDTLVESDSYADIVTSSIIADNPVLVKTARAKMDYNGTQVEVRIFIDEGSMLSYMRQDVALLLGIQPRGYIDLGIHGFQCYTKDRYGLATVGIMTSDGMTRVPLLISREIVAPISQRGWCEAKSLPHIRGLELADDFRGEPFVVDVLIGADNSWQFMNGETIDGNGPTVYKSNLGALLLGPVHKDRPIVAADIRPIMCFCGTQPGDVDLCGALSNTDLDNRLLTYFRCSEVGVNDVTDDVGGVDENFKAAYSEKIEFQDGKYSVPLPWKEDHGELPSNLRLCRRRLDQIVERLQKTGLMNAYCKVIKEHMDKCYVEEVKGNPWDEEHSHYMPHFFVLKNSETTPVRIVFAANTGRVSLNDCLITGPCMIQNLHDLLLLFRVSRIALVADIARAFLSIGLLEQDRNYVKFLWFRDNDPTKDIIAYRYTTVVFGHTSSPFSLGIVLEKHLAKYECDVAIDLTRKLYMDNLLTSVDQDNEAVNYYYNARAIMKQGGFNLRQWLSNLPELNRILELEGTQMKEKTVSVLGLVWNSVTDRLGFPKKGLINTCRDVTKRRVLSVAASHFDPLGLVTPVIIRARQFIAQLWRQKYDWDTALPIEETKVWFPILRDLEQVHEIEQPRYYGMDKYLPVQIHSFSDATPAAIGTVAFIKQGSTVTLLGSKGKIVGPKSKMTIPQLELSAMVLGAKYTRNLMAVLEPCYQQVAVHFWSDSEIALHWVNSDKTLKRTIAMKVDTIRKLSDVSDWRHVASGDNPADLISRGCDVKHLIASSLWNSGPDWLATQEQWDLWKSGFNSEKLLAAAIEIDTSDPPHITMDISKVIDISRFNNLEQLLHVTVYVLRFARISRETQHITVGEMEQAETLWVKAVQSSYFSEALDYLNQDKPSGRIPCIVQQLNVVLDTKGVLRGAGRLGNAVSLDSNARKPVLLPRKCHFTRLVIKRAHARVLHAGLGSTVVAVRKRYWITATRAEVRSVLKSCVICKRVTGTAYRLPQSPDLPEYRIDATKAFSNIGMDFTGHLLVKDRDGHVFKVYVCLFTCLGTRGVNLELVNDLSADSFIKAFRRHCGTYVVPDRCFSDNATNFKSGSSEIEKLLRRVASSEVQEHFIAKRIRFDFIPVQSPWWGGSWERLIGVMKSVLRKVLGRALISFEEMYTLIKEVQSVLNNRPLTYASGSIEDPKPLTPSMLLFGYETDELPHELFDETDPDWSQVGTADFITRAERRRAQLHTHFVTRFKNEYLSCLRERHAYQVRKHCPSDDIISINTDFEELHSEKGVILFSNFTADFKFKLMKVAKAKESNIINSLISRFEKTVDAQGY; encoded by the exons ATGAATATCGTTAAAGCCAAGAACTTTTTAGCTAAATTCAAGTCAACAAGGGATAACCCAGTAGTACCAGTGCCAAAAGGTCCAGTGACTACTTCAAAGTTACCAAAATTAACGCTTCCGACTTTCAATGGTAACCTCACTGATTGGCTGCCATTCTGGGAACGATACACAGCGGAAATCGACAAAAATTCGAACATTTCTGATATAAATCGTTTTGATTACCTATACGGTTTGTTAGAAGGTGAAGCTTTGGACTCTGTTCGATCACTCATACCCTCAGCAGCGAATTACGTGATTCTCAAGAAAACATTGCTAGAAACCTTCGGAAAAGACCGAAAAATCATTCGTGCGCACGTGTTGCGACTGTTTCATTTGAGGAACCCAAACATGTCCGGAGCTGCACTTCGTTCGTTTTATAATCAAGTAATGACGGACCTGCGGAGTTTGGAAGCACTAAACATTGACGTTGATAGAGCAGCTGGAATAATTGTACCTATTCTCGAGGAAAAACTACCTGCTGTTATTCGGGGAAACATGGCTGATCTTGACAGGACAGATGTGTACAATCTTAAGACATTCACAGACGGGTTAAAGCGCCAGGTCGAACGTTATGAAACACAGACTGAGGATATTGATATTACAGAGAGGAGAACTGTTGAAATCTGTCAAAAGCTATCAAATTCATCTGTAGGTGCATTTATGGCACACACTAGTAACTGCGAAATTTGTGGTTCACCGAAACACCAACCAGAAAAATGTAATCTTTCTGCAAAACAGAAACGTGATTTGGTGTTTGCAAAAGGTCTATGCCGATTGTGTTTGTTGCCAGGACACTTTTCTAGGAAATGTACAAGTTCACTACAGTGTTCATCTTGCTGTGGACTACATCATACGTCACTGCATGGAATCGATTTCGGAAATCGTTCACGGTATCGTGCTCAGTCAAGAAAACGGTATAATCGTGGGAATAGAAATTCGATCACGGAGATTACGCAATCGGCCCAGGAAACGCCAGGACCGACGTCGTGCTGCAGTTTGGTTCAGAATAAATCTACGAGTGCCGGTATGGATACGTTGGTGGAAAGTGATTCATACGCGGATATTGTTACGTCATCGATCATAGCTGATAACCCAGTGTTGGTGAAAACGGCCAGGGCTAAAATGGACTACAATGGTACGCAGGTAGAGGTTCGAATCTTCATTGACGAGGGTTCAATGTTAAGTTACATGCGTCAGGATGTCGCGTTATTACTTGGCATCCAGCCTAGGGGTTATATTGATCTCGGAATTCACGGATTTCAGTGTTATACGAAGGATCGCTATGGTTTGGCAACAGTAGGGATAATGACGTCTGATGGAATGACACGTGTTCCATTGTTGATCTCACGGGAGATAGTTGCACCCATCAGCCAACGAGGTTGGTGTGAGGCTAAGTCACTACCACACATTCGAGGTTTGGAGTTAGCAGATGACTTTCGTGGAGAGCCATTTGTTGTGGATGTGCTGATCGGTGCTGACAATTCTTGGCAGTTTATGAACGGTGAGACCATTGATGGCAATGGCCCAACAGTGTATAAGTCAAATCTCGGTGCATTGTTGTTAGGACCAGTTCATAAGGATAGGCCGATTGTGGCAGCTGATATCAGACCCATAATGTGTTTCTGCGGAACTCAACCGGGAGATGTGGACCTTTGTGGAGCGTTGTCCAACACGGATTTAGACAATCGGTTGTTGACATATTTTCGGTGTAGTGAAGTGGGTGTCAATGACGTCACTGATGACGTAGGTGGCGTAGATGAGAACTTTAAGGCAGCATATAGTGAAAAGATCGAATTTCAGGATGGGAAATACTCGGTGCCTCTACCGTGGAAAGAGGACCATGGGGAATTGCCATCCAATCTACGATTGTGCAGACGTCGTTTGGATCAGATTGTTGAACGTTTGCAGAAAACAGGGTTAATGAACGCTTATTGCAAGGTCATAAAAGAACACATGGATAAATGCTACGTAGAGGAAGTCAAGGGTAATCCCTGGGACGAAGAACATTCACATTACATGCCACATTTTTTTGTGCTCAAAAACTCGGAAACCACGCCTGTTCGCATTGTATTCGCGGCGAATACAGGGCGCGTGAGCTTGAATGACTGTTTGATTACCGGTCCATGTATGATTCAGAACTTACACGATCTACTGTTGTTGTTTCGGGTGTCGCGCATTGCACTGGTGGCTGACATTGCTCGTGCCTTCTTATCCATTGGTCTATTGGAACAGGACAGGAATTATGTGAAATTCTTGTGGTTTCGCGACAACGATCCAACCAAGGACATTATTGCGTACCGCTACACCACCGTAGTGTTCGGTCATACTTCATCGCCTTTCTCTTTGGGCATTGTATTAGAAAAACATTTAGCGAAGTATGAGTGTGATGTTGCAATCGATCTGACAAGGAAGTTATACATGGATAATCTATTGACCAGTGTTGATCAAGATAACGAGGCAGTCAATTACTACTACAACGCACGCGCAATAATGAAACAGGGAGGTTTCAATCTTCGCCAGTGGTTAAGCAATTTGCCAGAACTGAATAGAATTCTTGAACTTGAAGGTACACAAATGAAGGAGAAAACCGTCAGTGTTTTGGGACTCGTTTGGAATTCAGTGACTGATCGTCTGGGATTTCCCAAAAAGGGACTGATAAACACTTGCCGTGACGTCACAAAACGTCGCGTATTGTCAGTGGCTGCTTCACATTTTGATCCGTTGGGACTTGTAACTCCGGTGATAATTAGAGCCAGACAGTTCATAGCTCAGCTCTGGCGTCAGAAGTATGATTGGGACACTGCTTTACCGATCGAGGAAACTAAAGTGTGGTTTCCGATCTTGAGAGACTTAGAACAGGTTCATGAGATTGAACAACCTCGTTATTACGGCATGGACAAATATCTACCAGTGCAAATACATAGCTTTTCGGATGCGACACCTGCAGCTATTGGGACTGTAGCTTTCATAAAACAGGGGTCAACTGTCACATTACTTGGCTCCAAGGGCAAGATTGTTGGCCCAAAGTCGAAGATGACCATTCCTCAGTTGGAATTAAGCGCAATGGTACTTGGTGCGAAGTATACTCGTAATTTGATGGCGGTGTTGGAACCTTGTTACCAGCAGGTGGCGGTGCATTTCTGGTCAGACTCAGAAATAGCGCTGCATTGGGTAAACTCTGATAAGACATTGAAACGTACGATTGCCATGAAAGTTGATACAATTCGTAAGTTGAGTGACGTCAGTGATTGGCGACATGTCGCAAGTGGCGATAATCCTGCGGATTTGATATCACGCGGTTGTGACGTTAAGCATTTGATAGCTTCTAGTCTATGGAACTCGGGTCCAGATTGGCTTGCGACCCAGGAACAATGGGACCTGTGGAAGTCTGgatttaattcagaaaaattgctTGCCGCTGCTATTGAAATTGACACGTCTGACCCACCTCACATCACAATGGATATAAGTAAAGTGATCGACATCAGTAGATTCAATAATCTCGAGCAACTACTACATGTTACTGTCTACGTTCTAAGATTCGCACGCATTAGCCGGGAGACACAACACATAACCGTAGGAGAAATGGAACAGGCCGAAACTCTTTGGGTGAAAGCAGTTCAATCTTCATATTTTTCTGAGGCCTTGGATTACTTAAATCAGGACAAACCAAGCGGACGGATTCCGTGTATTGTGCAACAGTTGAATGTTGTGTTAGACACAAAAGGTGTTCTTCGTGGCGCGGGGAGATTAGGTAATGCTGTGTCACTAGACAGTAATGCGCGTAAACCTGTGTTGTTACCTCGGAAATGCCACTTTACTAGACTTGTGATCAAAAGAGCGCATGCGCGCGTTCTTCATGCTGGATTAGGTTCAACCGTAGTTGCTGTGCGAAAACGGTATTGGATTACTGCAACGCGGGCAGAGGTTAGGTCAGTGTTGAAATCATGTGTAATCTGTAAACGTGTTACCGGCACTGCGTACCGGTTACCACAGAGCCCTGATCTACCCGAATACCGTATTGATGCGACCAAAGCGTTTAGTAACATTGGTATGGACTTCACGGGACATCTTCTAGTGAAAGATCGCGATGGACATGTGTTCAAAGTTTACGTGTGTTTATTTACATGTTTAGGCACTAGAGGTGTAAACCTTGAACTGGTCAATGATTTGAGCGCCGATTCGTTCATCAAAGCATTCAGAAGGCATTGTGGCACTTATGTTGTTCCAGATAGGTGTTTCTCCGACAACGCAACCAATTTCAAGTCGGGAAGTAGTGAAATCGAAAAGTTACTAAGGCGTGTGGCGAGTTCAGAAGTGCAAGAGCATTTTATTGCAAAGCGCATTAGATTTGATTTCATACCGGTACAGTCCCCCTGGTGGGGAGGTTCCTGGGAACGTCTCATAGGCGTAATGAAGTCAGTACTTAGGAAAGTGTTAGGCCGGGCATTGATTAgttttgaagaaatgtacacATTGATCAAAGAGGTTCAGTCCGTCCTAAACAATAGGCCATTGACGTATGCAAGTGGATCAATAGAAGATCCCAAACCTCTGACACCGTCAATGCTATTGTTTGGCTACGAGACTGATGAGTTGCCACACGAgttgtttgatgaaactgacCCTGATTGGTCACAAGTTGGGACTGCTGACTTCATTACGAGGGCAGAACGTAGGCGCGCTCAATTACACACTCATTTTGTGACAAGGTTCAAGAATGAATACCTAAGCTGCTTACGTGAGAGACACGCTTACCAAGTGCGTAAACATTGTCCAagtgatgatatcattagt ATAAACACCGATTTTGAGGAGCTTCATTCTGAAAAAGGTGTGATcttgttttcaaattttactGCCGATTTCAAGTTCAAGCTGATGAAAGTTGCCAAGGCCAAGGAGAGCAATATAATCAACTCTTTGATCAGCAGGTTTGAAAAGACAGTAGATGCCCAAGGTTACTAA